The sequence below is a genomic window from Clostridium putrefaciens.
TATAGGTATTGCTATAGGTGCTAAAATTGACACTATTATAAACCCTATCAATATTGAAAATATATTATAATAATTTAATAAATTATTCATGCTGTTTATATTCATAACTCTTTAACTTCCCCCCTCTTTAGTTGTATATCTTTTTTAATTCTTCAGTTATTGATTCAAACTTCATAGACCTTGAAGCCTTAACTAAAACCAAATCTTTTTTTCTTATTATTTTATGAAGACTTTTTATGGCTTCATTTGTATTTTTAAATAAAAACACATTATATTCATCATTATACCCTTGTGCCATTTCTAAAGAAAATTCTCCAACTGCTACTAATATATCTATACCTTTATCCTTTGCATAACTCCCGATTTCTTTATGAGCACCTCTAGAATACTCACCAAGCTCCTTCATAGTACCAAGTATGGCAACTTTTCTGGATTTGTCTAAGTTTGCTTGAACATCTATGGCTGCCTTAATTGAATCAGGGCTTGAATTATAACAATCATTTATTATATCTATATTTTCCCCCTTTATTATGTCTAACCTCATAGAAGAGACTTCTAAAGATTTTAAGGATTCCCCCATTTGTTTTATATCTATGCCCATTAAATATCCACAACTGATAGCTAAAAGTGCATTTTCAATATTATGTACTCCTGGTACCGGTAAGCTTACTCTGCCTAAATCTTTTCCCTTATAAATCAAAGAAAACTCACTAGAACTTTCTTTTAAATTAATGTTATTTGCTTTAAAATCACTGTTATCTTTTGATATAGATGTTCTTACAATTTTAAACTTTTCACTATTTACTTTAAAAAGCATAGGATCTTCATTATTTATTATTAATATATTATCTTCTTTAAAAAAGTCTGTTATTTCCATTTTAGCTTTTAAAATATTATCCTTAGTTTTTAAATTTTGAATGTGAGATAATCCAATGTTTGTTATTACGGCCATATCTGGTTTTGAAACCTCCGCTAGGTTATGAATCTCATTTAAATTGCTCATACCAAGTTCAAGCACGGCTATTTCATAGCTTTCATCCATCTGTAATATCATTAAAGGGAGTCCTATGTGATTATTAAAATTCCCTTTAGTTTTAAAAACTTTAAATTTACTGCTTAAAACAGCTGACATCATATCCTTAGTTGTAGTCTTACCTGTAGATCCTGTGATTCCTATTACCTTTATATCTGATTTTTCTCTTTTATATTGAGCCATTTTTAATAAGGCTTCGTTGCAATTTCCAACTTTTATTATGATAAAATTATTGTATTTAGATAATAAATCTTCACTTTTAAAATTTATTTCATCTAATATACATAAACTTGCTCCCTTTTTTATTGCTTCTTCAATAAAATGATTTCCATTGAAATTATCACCTTTTAATGCTAAAAATATACTCTTTTCATCTATCTTTCTTGTATCAGTATTTATATCATTAAAATCTATTTCACCTTTTTTTAAATAAATATGCCCTTTTGTGCTTTCTACAATCTCATCTAAGGTTAAACCTATCATCATAATACCTACTTTCTACTAAATTTATTGTTTAATATCTCTTCTACTATTTCTCTTTCATCAAAATGGATGGTTTTTTCCTTTAAGACTTGGTAAGTTTCATGCCCCTTACCTGCAATTAATATAACATCGTCCTTTTTTGCTATGTAAATAGCCTTTTCAATAGCTTTTTTTCTATCTTCTATTACTATGCAATTTTCTTTATCTTTTATTCCTAACATTATGTCTTGTATTATATTAATGGGATCTTCTGACCTTGGGTTATCTGATGTAATTATTGTAATGTCGCTAAGTCTTTCCCCTATACTACCCATTATAGATCTTTTCCCTTTATCTCTATCGCCACCACATCCATAAACGCTTATAAGTCTACCTTTTGTGAGGTCTTTTAATGTAGATAATACATTTTCTAGACCATCTGGTGTATGAGCATAATCTAAAATTATATCAAATTCTAAATCTTTATCCTTAGCTACTGTTTCGCATCTTCCAGGAACTATAGACCTTTCTAATCCTTTTTGTATACATTTCATGTCTATGCCACTTTTAACACATATAGAAATTGCTCCAAGAGCATTATAAATATTATAATTTCCAGGTATACTAATTTTCATATCATATTCAGTGTTTTGAAAGTCCATATTAAAAGAAATTTCCTTTAGATAACTTTTTATGTTGTAAGCTTTAAAGTCTGATTCTGCTATTATAGAGTATGTGTTTTTTATTATATTTTCTTTTTTTATATCACTTAAAACTCTTTTACCATAAGAATCATCTACATTAATAGTAGCATATTCACTATTTTTAAATAACTTTAGTTTGCAATTATAGTAGTTTTCAAAAGTTTTATGAAAATCCAAATGATCTTGTGTAAGATTTGTAAACATGGATGATTTGAATTTAATTCCATAGACTCTATCTAGAGCTAAGGAATGAGATGAAACTTCCATAACACAATAATCCGTTCCTTCTTTAACCATTTCGCTAAGTAAACATTGCAATTCTAAAGATTCTGGAGTAGTTCTTTCAGAAGGTATCGGAGTTTTTCCTATAAAATTTGCTATAGTTCCTATAAGTCCTACTTTATATCCCGCTTCCTCTAATATAG
It includes:
- a CDS encoding UDP-N-acetylmuramoyl-L-alanyl-D-glutamate--2,6-diaminopimelate ligase → MEIKNILKEIKFTFVSEVFEGDIRKIEYNSKKVTTDDMFFCIKGLKVDGHLYIDEAIKKGAKVIVLENTDFDPKVKGITVIKVADTRKALAKAAANYYNNPSKKINLIGITGTNGKTTTSYMIKSILEEAGYKVGLIGTIANFIGKTPIPSERTTPESLELQCLLSEMVKEGTDYCVMEVSSHSLALDRVYGIKFKSSMFTNLTQDHLDFHKTFENYYNCKLKLFKNSEYATINVDDSYGKRVLSDIKKENIIKNTYSIIAESDFKAYNIKSYLKEISFNMDFQNTEYDMKISIPGNYNIYNALGAISICVKSGIDMKCIQKGLERSIVPGRCETVAKDKDLEFDIILDYAHTPDGLENVLSTLKDLTKGRLISVYGCGGDRDKGKRSIMGSIGERLSDITIITSDNPRSEDPINIIQDIMLGIKDKENCIVIEDRKKAIEKAIYIAKKDDVILIAGKGHETYQVLKEKTIHFDEREIVEEILNNKFSRK
- a CDS encoding UDP-N-acetylmuramoyl-tripeptide--D-alanyl-D-alanine ligase, with amino-acid sequence MIGLTLDEIVESTKGHIYLKKGEIDFNDINTDTRKIDEKSIFLALKGDNFNGNHFIEEAIKKGASLCILDEINFKSEDLLSKYNNFIIIKVGNCNEALLKMAQYKREKSDIKVIGITGSTGKTTTKDMMSAVLSSKFKVFKTKGNFNNHIGLPLMILQMDESYEIAVLELGMSNLNEIHNLAEVSKPDMAVITNIGLSHIQNLKTKDNILKAKMEITDFFKEDNILIINNEDPMLFKVNSEKFKIVRTSISKDNSDFKANNINLKESSSEFSLIYKGKDLGRVSLPVPGVHNIENALLAISCGYLMGIDIKQMGESLKSLEVSSMRLDIIKGENIDIINDCYNSSPDSIKAAIDVQANLDKSRKVAILGTMKELGEYSRGAHKEIGSYAKDKGIDILVAVGEFSLEMAQGYNDEYNVFLFKNTNEAIKSLHKIIRKKDLVLVKASRSMKFESITEELKKIYN